The proteins below are encoded in one region of Maribacter aestuarii:
- the serA gene encoding phosphoglycerate dehydrogenase, which translates to MVEEGRKYVFDFDSTLTRVEALDVLAEMTLKDNANKEQIIDEIQKITNLGIDGDISFTESLERRIKLLNANKSDLKGLVEELRQKISKSIASNKDFFETYADDIYVISCGFKEFIDPIVAEYNIPSDRVYANTFRFDDDGNIIGFDESNVLSQHNGKIECLKQMDLDGEVQVIGDGYSDYVMREAGIADKFFAYTENVHREKAANNADHIAPNLDEFLFVNDLPRNISYPKNRIKVLLLENVHTAAFDNLSEDGFSVELIKHSLPEDELIEKIKGVHVLGIRSKTQVTKKVLDAADKLLVVGAFCIGTTQIELEYAKKRGVVVFNAPYSNTRSVVELAIGQIIMLMRSVFARSTEIHNGQWQKTAAGSREVRGKNLGIVGYGNIGKQLSVLAEAIGMRVYYYDIEDSLALGNAKKCDTLEDLLNISDVVTLHIDDNPANKNFIGEREINQMKNGAMLINLSRGFVVDIDALSAALKSGKIAGAAIDVYPEEPRSNGEFKTPLQGLPNVILTPHVGGSTEEAQRDIADFVPNKIMDYINSGNTVDAVNFPNIRLPKQNKAHRFLHIHKNVPGIMAKINKVLAEYELNISSQYLSTDNEVGYVITDLDKEYNKDVIKALKKVENTIKFRVLY; encoded by the coding sequence ATGGTAGAAGAGGGTAGAAAATATGTATTTGACTTTGATAGTACCTTAACAAGGGTCGAGGCCTTAGATGTACTCGCCGAAATGACCTTGAAGGACAATGCCAACAAGGAGCAAATCATTGATGAAATACAAAAGATTACTAATCTTGGTATAGACGGTGATATATCGTTTACGGAATCTTTAGAAAGACGTATAAAACTGTTAAACGCCAATAAGTCGGATTTAAAAGGGCTCGTAGAGGAATTGCGTCAGAAAATTTCAAAATCTATCGCATCGAACAAAGATTTCTTTGAAACCTATGCGGATGATATTTATGTAATTTCATGTGGTTTCAAAGAGTTTATAGACCCTATCGTAGCGGAATATAATATACCATCAGACAGGGTATACGCCAATACTTTCCGTTTTGATGACGATGGAAATATTATCGGATTTGATGAAAGCAATGTACTATCTCAACATAATGGAAAAATAGAATGCCTTAAACAGATGGATCTGGACGGTGAAGTCCAGGTCATTGGTGATGGCTATAGTGATTATGTAATGCGCGAGGCCGGTATTGCGGATAAGTTCTTCGCCTATACCGAAAATGTACACCGAGAAAAGGCCGCCAATAATGCGGACCATATTGCACCTAATTTAGATGAATTTTTATTTGTGAACGATTTGCCAAGAAATATATCTTACCCCAAGAACAGAATCAAAGTGCTTTTACTGGAAAATGTGCATACCGCAGCATTTGACAATCTATCAGAAGATGGGTTTTCAGTTGAATTGATAAAGCACAGTCTGCCCGAGGATGAATTGATAGAAAAAATCAAAGGAGTACATGTGCTGGGCATACGCTCTAAAACTCAAGTGACCAAAAAAGTTTTGGACGCGGCGGATAAACTTTTGGTTGTAGGTGCCTTTTGTATCGGAACTACTCAAATTGAATTGGAATACGCAAAGAAAAGAGGCGTTGTGGTCTTTAATGCTCCCTATAGTAACACTCGTTCGGTCGTGGAGCTTGCCATCGGGCAGATAATCATGCTCATGCGCAGTGTTTTTGCTAGAAGCACTGAAATCCATAATGGCCAATGGCAAAAGACCGCTGCCGGTTCAAGGGAGGTACGCGGTAAGAATCTTGGAATTGTTGGTTACGGTAATATCGGGAAGCAATTATCCGTTTTGGCGGAAGCCATTGGTATGCGTGTTTATTACTACGATATAGAGGACAGTTTGGCACTTGGTAACGCAAAAAAGTGTGATACCTTGGAAGATTTGCTGAATATTTCCGATGTTGTAACCCTTCACATTGATGATAACCCTGCTAACAAAAATTTTATTGGGGAACGGGAAATCAATCAAATGAAAAATGGAGCGATGCTCATAAACCTCTCCCGTGGTTTCGTAGTGGATATTGATGCCTTGTCAGCTGCTTTAAAGAGCGGAAAAATAGCTGGAGCCGCAATAGATGTTTATCCAGAGGAACCTAGGAGCAATGGTGAATTTAAAACGCCACTACAAGGTTTGCCAAACGTTATTTTAACACCGCATGTAGGAGGAAGTACAGAGGAAGCGCAAAGGGATATTGCCGATTTTGTACCCAATAAAATAATGGACTATATTAATTCCGGAAATACCGTAGATGCGGTAAACTTCCCTAATATTCGTTTGCCAAAGCAAAACAAAGCGCACCGTTTCCTTCATATCCACAAAAATGTGCCGGGAATCATGGCCAAAATAAACAAGGTGTTGGCCGAGTACGAACTAAATATTTCTAGTCAGTATTTATCCACCGACAATGAGGTAGGCTATGTAATTACCGATTTGGATAAGGAATACAACAAGGATGTGATCAAAGCATTGAAAAAAGTAGAGAATACGATTAAGTTCCGAGTGCTCTATTAG
- a CDS encoding alpha/beta fold hydrolase, translating to MKRTLGILILLLVFRSYSQTNYFKSFDGTEITYTDEGFGKAVLLVHGFIGSGASWEKTPLKSDLLEKGYRVVVPDLRGNGNSGKPQDDKAYQDEAEVKDLKELMSHLNTKEYYAVGYSRGSIVLANLLTKEPRIKKAVLGGMGIDFTNPDWDRRIMFMEAFAGNVTNETNDAVEYAKSIGADLRSLHLQQKYQPVTSIEELQKLKAKILVIARDQDMDNGNPKELHGVSKKSKLVIIPGTHNDAYKTLEFSKAILSFF from the coding sequence ATGAAAAGGACCCTTGGAATATTGATTCTTTTATTGGTTTTTAGGTCGTATTCCCAAACCAACTATTTCAAATCTTTTGATGGAACCGAGATTACGTATACCGATGAAGGTTTTGGTAAGGCCGTACTTCTAGTTCATGGTTTTATAGGCTCAGGAGCATCTTGGGAAAAAACGCCCCTGAAGAGTGACTTACTGGAAAAGGGGTATCGTGTTGTAGTTCCAGACCTGAGGGGCAATGGAAATTCAGGTAAGCCTCAAGATGATAAAGCATATCAAGATGAAGCGGAGGTAAAGGACTTAAAGGAATTAATGAGTCACTTGAATACTAAGGAGTACTATGCCGTTGGTTATTCTCGCGGAAGTATAGTATTAGCTAATTTATTGACCAAAGAACCTCGGATAAAAAAGGCTGTCCTAGGCGGTATGGGCATCGATTTCACCAATCCTGATTGGGATAGAAGGATAATGTTCATGGAGGCCTTTGCGGGAAATGTCACGAATGAAACGAATGATGCTGTAGAATATGCCAAATCTATAGGTGCTGATTTACGTTCCCTTCATTTACAGCAAAAATACCAACCGGTCACATCAATTGAAGAATTACAAAAACTAAAGGCCAAAATTTTAGTGATTGCAAGGGACCAGGACATGGATAACGGGAACCCTAAAGAACTACATGGAGTATCCAAAAAAAGCAAATTAGTCATCATACCTGGAACTCATAATGATGCTTACAAAACCTTGGAGTTTTCAAAAGCGATTCTAAGCTTTTTTTAA
- a CDS encoding cellulase family glycosylhydrolase yields MTRIMLVVFIVVFSSCGEDKKNQKSEYNAYEISERWSKEKANKWYAEQPWLVGANFNPSTAINQLEFWQEDTFDPETIERELKWSADLGMNLHRVYLHNLLWEQDSVGFLNRLEEYLKMADSYQIKTMFVLLDDVWHPIPKLGKQPEPIPHVHNSGWVQAPGAEILGDTIRHRELEPYIKGVLRHFATDDRMLVWDVYNEPDNVASQPSRKELELKNKAKYSLLLLKKVIRWSREVNPEQPITAGVWKGDVKHWGTPDSLPPLDRFMLENSDVISFHAYDGDVEDVRMKIEELQKYDRPLFCTEYLARGVGNTFEAVLPLLKEHKIAAINWGFVAGKTNTIYPWKSWDSTFTAEPKIWHHDILRADGTPFSENEVNFIQEMTNSNAQ; encoded by the coding sequence ATGACTAGAATAATGCTCGTAGTTTTCATCGTCGTTTTTTCTTCATGTGGGGAGGATAAGAAAAACCAAAAGTCGGAATATAATGCATATGAAATCTCCGAGCGTTGGTCCAAGGAAAAAGCTAATAAATGGTACGCCGAACAACCATGGCTAGTGGGCGCAAATTTTAATCCAAGCACGGCTATAAATCAGCTCGAATTTTGGCAGGAAGATACCTTTGATCCAGAAACCATTGAAAGGGAACTTAAATGGTCGGCAGATTTGGGAATGAATCTGCATCGGGTATACCTACATAATTTATTATGGGAACAAGATTCTGTAGGATTTTTAAATCGTTTGGAAGAATACCTAAAAATGGCGGATTCTTACCAAATAAAAACGATGTTCGTCCTACTGGATGATGTTTGGCACCCTATACCCAAATTAGGGAAACAACCCGAGCCAATACCTCACGTACACAATTCGGGTTGGGTTCAGGCACCAGGGGCAGAAATATTGGGAGATACCATAAGGCATAGGGAATTAGAGCCCTATATTAAGGGTGTTCTTAGACATTTTGCAACGGACGATAGAATGTTGGTTTGGGATGTGTATAACGAGCCGGATAATGTTGCCAGCCAACCTTCTCGGAAGGAACTAGAGTTGAAAAATAAGGCTAAGTACTCACTACTTTTACTTAAAAAGGTAATCCGGTGGTCCAGAGAAGTAAATCCGGAACAACCGATTACAGCGGGTGTTTGGAAGGGAGATGTAAAGCATTGGGGAACACCCGATAGTCTGCCACCTCTGGACAGGTTTATGCTAGAGAATTCGGATGTCATATCCTTTCATGCGTACGATGGGGATGTTGAAGATGTGCGTATGAAAATAGAAGAATTGCAAAAATATGACCGACCGCTATTTTGTACTGAATATCTGGCTAGAGGGGTTGGAAATACGTTCGAAGCTGTCTTGCCTCTTTTAAAGGAGCATAAAATTGCGGCCATCAATTGGGGATTTGTGGCCGGTAAAACGAATACCATTTATCCTTGGAAAAGTTGGGATTCTACGTTTACCGCAGAACCGAAAATTTGGCATCACGACATCCTAAGGGCGGACGGAACTCCCTTTTCAGAAAATGAGGTTAATTTCATTCAGGAAATGACAAATAGCAATGCTCAATGA
- a CDS encoding DUF3307 domain-containing protein, which produces MEIFIKLLLAHLIGDFILQPQRWVIHKEANKIASKFLYFHILIHLGLYFLVLWDISSWKLVLLLTLSHFIIDLLKLYSERLFTNKSVPFFLDQLLHIGVIYACSFFGELPAHTIDLIQNMNWSLLLAIVFVTFPSAIIMSKMLERMSYQIETNHKSLPNAGKYIGIIERLFVLVFILVGRWEAIGLLITAKSVFRFNDLKESNNRKLTEYILIGTLVSFGLAILTGILYTQL; this is translated from the coding sequence ATGGAAATATTCATTAAACTTTTGTTAGCCCATCTCATAGGGGATTTTATACTTCAGCCCCAAAGGTGGGTTATTCACAAAGAGGCGAATAAAATAGCCTCCAAGTTCCTGTATTTTCATATACTCATTCATCTGGGCCTTTATTTTCTCGTTTTGTGGGACATCAGCTCATGGAAACTTGTACTTTTATTGACGCTTAGCCATTTTATAATCGATTTGCTAAAGTTGTATTCCGAACGGCTTTTTACGAATAAAAGTGTTCCTTTTTTCTTGGATCAGCTATTGCATATAGGAGTAATCTATGCTTGCTCGTTTTTTGGGGAATTGCCGGCACATACAATCGACCTGATTCAAAATATGAATTGGTCCTTGCTACTGGCGATAGTTTTTGTGACTTTTCCTTCCGCTATTATAATGAGTAAAATGTTAGAGCGCATGTCCTATCAAATTGAAACGAATCACAAATCTTTGCCAAATGCAGGTAAGTACATAGGAATCATAGAACGACTTTTTGTTCTGGTTTTTATTCTAGTAGGAAGATGGGAGGCAATTGGCCTATTGATAACCGCAAAATCGGTCTTTAGGTTCAACGACTTAAAAGAAAGTAATAACAGAAAACTAACCGAATACATCCTAATAGGTACCTTGGTGAGTTTCGGATTGGCCATACTAACAGGAATCTTATATACCCAGCTTTAA
- a CDS encoding SatD family protein: MIAIITGDIIDSEKHASSEWMELLKNFFAQFGPSPMNWEIYRGDEFQLKVNKENALLTAIRIKALIKSVKGLDVRMAIGIGLETFLGAGVTESNGPAYQLSGRTLESLKDSKISLSIATDNEFYDRTLNLMLRLSLDFMDDWSVVSAEIMTLVLENPEASQKEIAKQLGIKQSAVSQRLKRARLDLVEELLAYYQHVCPEF, encoded by the coding sequence ATGATTGCAATAATTACAGGTGATATAATTGATTCTGAAAAGCACGCCTCTTCGGAATGGATGGAGCTGCTTAAAAACTTCTTCGCTCAGTTTGGTCCGTCTCCCATGAACTGGGAAATATATAGGGGAGATGAGTTTCAGTTAAAAGTAAACAAAGAAAACGCGCTTCTCACGGCCATCAGGATAAAGGCCCTCATTAAGTCGGTTAAGGGCTTGGATGTAAGAATGGCAATAGGAATTGGCCTCGAAACTTTTTTGGGTGCCGGGGTAACGGAGTCCAATGGTCCAGCCTATCAACTTTCCGGTCGTACACTTGAATCTTTGAAAGATAGTAAGATAAGCTTAAGTATTGCTACGGATAATGAATTCTATGACCGTACCCTAAATCTAATGTTACGGTTATCGCTAGATTTTATGGATGATTGGAGTGTGGTCTCCGCGGAAATTATGACATTGGTTTTGGAAAATCCGGAAGCATCCCAGAAAGAAATAGCGAAGCAGCTTGGTATAAAACAATCTGCAGTAAGTCAACGATTAAAACGGGCCCGTTTAGATCTTGTTGAGGAGTTATTGGCTTATTACCAGCACGTTTGTCCTGAATTCTAA
- a CDS encoding methyltransferase family protein, which yields MELKLPPALVVFIFAFAMYLLSRFLPFGYFDFFGRLLLAKILTGTAIVILCVSLIQFFKSKTTIDPTAPAKSKKLVTNGFYKFSRNPMYLAMLLLLLALGLKFGNAFNVLLAAGFVSFMNRFQIIPEERMLLEKFGREFKDYCTITRRWF from the coding sequence ATGGAATTAAAGCTGCCACCTGCACTTGTTGTTTTTATTTTTGCTTTTGCAATGTACTTGCTAAGTAGATTTTTACCTTTTGGTTATTTTGATTTTTTTGGTCGTTTGTTACTGGCCAAAATCCTAACTGGAACGGCAATTGTAATTCTCTGTGTTTCCTTGATTCAGTTTTTTAAATCCAAGACCACAATTGATCCTACTGCTCCTGCTAAGTCTAAAAAATTGGTAACGAACGGTTTTTACAAGTTTTCTAGAAATCCTATGTATCTGGCCATGCTGTTGCTTCTACTGGCACTAGGTCTAAAATTTGGTAATGCCTTTAATGTATTATTAGCTGCTGGATTTGTATCGTTCATGAACCGTTTTCAAATCATACCGGAAGAAAGAATGCTGTTGGAGAAATTTGGAAGAGAGTTTAAGGATTATTGCACGATAACAAGAAGATGGTTTTAA
- a CDS encoding alpha-amylase family glycosyl hydrolase, translated as MKNLLTIALLFFLFAACESQKKEVVKDIPIAENIAVAPEKKVPFVWDGANIYFLLTDRFNNGNPENDINFERTDSTGVLRGFMGGDLQGITQKIEEGYFSDLGINAIWFTPVVEQIHGATNEGTGNTYGYHGYWTKDWTTLDPNFGTKENLRELVETAHGKGIRILMDVVLNHTGPVTPKDPVWPKEWVITDPTCQFTTYENTTNCTLVDNLPDILTASNSAVELPDALLAKWKKEGRLSAELDELQLFFDRTGYPRAPRFYIIKWLTDYIHELGIDGFRVDTVKHVNENAWAELYKEASYAFETWKKKHPNTILDDNPFYMVGEVYNYGISGGREFDFGDKKVNYFDNGFHSLINFELKNDADNDYETIFTKYSKLLHTSLKDKSVVNYLTSHDDGQPFDQERKQPMRTANVLLLTPGASQVYYGDETARSLVIDSTQGDATLRSYMNWEELDSLPGKKDILAHWQKVGQFRNNHPAIGAGKHKRLGKTPYVFSRAYTDGDYKDKVVVGLDLPKGKKSLWVKGFFGDGTKLFDTYSQTEVVVANGKVLLDNDFDIALLELMP; from the coding sequence ATGAAAAACCTACTTACCATCGCTTTACTATTTTTTCTTTTTGCAGCTTGCGAGTCGCAAAAAAAAGAAGTTGTTAAGGATATCCCCATTGCAGAAAATATTGCCGTAGCACCTGAAAAGAAAGTTCCTTTTGTTTGGGACGGGGCAAATATTTATTTTCTGCTAACAGATAGGTTCAACAACGGCAATCCAGAGAATGACATCAACTTTGAACGTACGGATTCGACGGGAGTCCTTCGAGGTTTTATGGGTGGTGATTTACAAGGTATTACCCAAAAAATTGAAGAAGGTTATTTTAGTGATTTAGGTATCAATGCAATTTGGTTTACTCCTGTCGTTGAACAAATCCACGGAGCTACTAATGAAGGTACTGGAAATACTTATGGGTACCATGGCTATTGGACAAAGGATTGGACCACATTGGATCCAAATTTTGGGACTAAAGAAAATCTTAGGGAACTCGTTGAAACCGCCCATGGCAAAGGTATAAGGATTTTAATGGATGTAGTTTTAAACCATACCGGACCGGTTACACCAAAAGACCCGGTTTGGCCAAAAGAATGGGTGATTACAGATCCTACTTGCCAATTCACCACCTATGAAAACACTACGAATTGCACGTTGGTAGATAATCTCCCTGATATCTTAACTGCTTCCAACAGTGCTGTAGAGTTGCCTGATGCCCTCTTGGCAAAATGGAAAAAAGAAGGTAGGCTTAGCGCTGAGTTGGACGAATTACAACTATTTTTTGATCGTACCGGTTATCCAAGGGCCCCAAGGTTCTATATCATTAAATGGCTAACGGATTATATACACGAACTAGGAATAGATGGATTTAGGGTAGATACTGTAAAACATGTGAATGAGAATGCTTGGGCTGAGCTCTATAAGGAAGCCTCTTACGCCTTTGAAACATGGAAGAAAAAACATCCAAATACTATTTTAGATGACAATCCCTTCTACATGGTCGGTGAGGTCTATAACTATGGAATCTCCGGTGGGAGGGAATTTGATTTTGGAGACAAGAAGGTAAATTACTTTGATAACGGTTTCCACAGTTTGATAAATTTTGAGCTCAAAAACGATGCTGACAATGATTATGAGACCATATTCACTAAATACAGTAAACTGCTGCACACCTCATTGAAGGACAAAAGTGTAGTCAATTATCTGACTTCGCACGACGACGGTCAACCTTTTGACCAAGAGCGAAAGCAACCCATGCGCACTGCAAATGTCCTTTTATTAACTCCAGGGGCCTCCCAGGTCTACTATGGTGATGAGACGGCACGCAGTTTAGTAATAGACAGTACACAAGGTGATGCTACCCTGCGTTCCTACATGAACTGGGAAGAATTGGATAGCTTACCAGGAAAAAAAGATATATTGGCACATTGGCAAAAAGTAGGTCAATTTAGGAACAACCATCCTGCAATTGGTGCCGGTAAGCATAAAAGGCTGGGTAAAACCCCCTATGTTTTCAGTAGAGCCTATACCGACGGGGACTATAAAGATAAAGTAGTGGTGGGACTAGATTTACCTAAAGGTAAAAAATCACTCTGGGTTAAGGGTTTCTTTGGTGACGGAACCAAGCTTTTTGACACATATTCGCAAACAGAGGTCGTGGTCGCAAATGGTAAGGTCTTACTGGACAATGATTTTGATATTGCACTCTTAGAATTGATGCCCTAA
- a CDS encoding metallophosphoesterase, translating into MRIGRRKFILKLFLGLTGMAGLLFLNGFWFERYIIDWTSFDVDEEQNNKIKLIQLSDLHLNEIKSYHKSIANKINKEKPDAIVFTGDTVSRKNKLPILKELLNLLDRNILKIVILGNKEYSSRMSITDFTQLFQEYNGHILVNENYRLEKNNRTVNLLGIDDFMGGNSDYKKACENIDKTLETIVLNHCPEYRDSIDSINKTEKVNIKLILSGHTHGGQITFFGKELFKPGGSGRYLKGWYENDQTTMYVSKGVGTTILPIRFGARAEASIFYI; encoded by the coding sequence ATGCGTATAGGTAGAAGAAAATTTATCCTAAAATTATTCTTGGGTCTGACTGGAATGGCCGGTCTTCTTTTTTTAAACGGTTTCTGGTTTGAAAGATATATTATTGATTGGACTTCTTTTGATGTTGATGAAGAGCAAAATAATAAAATTAAGCTCATTCAATTATCCGATTTACACCTGAACGAAATTAAAAGCTACCATAAATCAATCGCAAACAAAATCAATAAAGAAAAGCCGGATGCCATTGTGTTTACTGGGGATACGGTAAGCAGGAAAAATAAATTACCTATTCTGAAAGAGCTCCTCAATCTTTTAGATCGTAACATCCTTAAAATCGTAATTCTGGGTAATAAAGAATATTCCAGTAGAATGTCAATTACAGATTTCACCCAACTATTTCAAGAGTACAATGGCCATATTTTGGTCAACGAAAATTATCGGCTTGAAAAGAACAATAGAACGGTGAACCTGCTGGGTATCGATGATTTTATGGGAGGTAATTCTGATTATAAGAAAGCTTGCGAAAATATAGATAAAACTCTGGAAACTATTGTTCTTAACCATTGTCCTGAGTACCGTGATAGTATAGACAGCATAAATAAAACGGAAAAAGTAAATATTAAATTGATTTTATCCGGACATACCCATGGTGGGCAAATTACTTTTTTTGGTAAAGAACTTTTCAAACCAGGAGGAAGTGGAAGATATTTAAAGGGCTGGTATGAAAATGACCAAACTACAATGTATGTTTCTAAAGGAGTGGGAACTACAATTTTACCCATTCGATTTGGCGCTAGAGCTGAAGCGTCCATTTTCTATATTTAA
- a CDS encoding VOC family protein: protein MERNMVGWFEVPVTNMERAKKFYETVFDISIAIHELGDFIMGWFPMSPDKPGATGSLVQHNMYVSSDTHGTLIYFSCKDVADELSRVVGAGGQVLQQKTEIGGGHGFMGLIRDTEGNRIAVHSNQ, encoded by the coding sequence ATGGAACGAAATATGGTTGGCTGGTTTGAAGTTCCCGTAACGAACATGGAACGTGCCAAAAAATTTTATGAAACGGTATTTGATATATCCATTGCGATACATGAATTGGGTGATTTTATCATGGGATGGTTTCCCATGAGTCCAGATAAACCCGGTGCTACGGGTTCATTGGTGCAGCACAACATGTACGTTTCAAGCGACACTCATGGAACCCTGATTTATTTTTCCTGTAAGGATGTTGCAGATGAATTGAGTAGGGTAGTAGGTGCCGGAGGGCAAGTATTACAGCAAAAAACTGAAATTGGGGGCGGTCACGGTTTTATGGGATTGATAAGGGATACCGAAGGTAACAGAATTGCTGTCCATTCCAATCAGTAG
- a CDS encoding SRPBCC family protein codes for MTTLIYILLGIFALIIFLALIAPKTYNVFRTIEIDSPKTKVFPHLRYLNKQQEWSPWAKKDPNMERKFTGTDGEVGAVSYWKGNKEVGEGEQEITKIVDGERVEGQLRFFKPWKSESDCYMQLEETSNGKSKVTWGFSGKNKFPMSIMMLVMSMDKMVGKDFEEGLQTLKTKMES; via the coding sequence ATGACTACGTTAATTTATATTTTGTTAGGCATCTTTGCTCTAATCATTTTCCTCGCCTTAATTGCTCCCAAAACGTATAATGTATTTCGTACTATTGAAATCGACAGTCCTAAGACTAAAGTGTTTCCTCACCTTCGCTATTTGAACAAACAGCAGGAATGGTCTCCCTGGGCAAAAAAGGACCCCAATATGGAACGAAAATTTACTGGCACTGATGGTGAGGTCGGCGCCGTTAGCTATTGGAAAGGTAATAAGGAAGTTGGGGAAGGCGAACAGGAAATAACCAAAATAGTTGATGGAGAAAGAGTGGAGGGACAGCTACGGTTTTTCAAACCATGGAAATCAGAGTCCGACTGTTATATGCAATTAGAGGAAACTTCCAACGGAAAAAGCAAGGTGACTTGGGGTTTCTCCGGTAAAAATAAATTTCCAATGAGTATAATGATGCTAGTTATGAGTATGGATAAAATGGTAGGAAAGGATTTTGAAGAAGGTTTACAAACATTAAAAACTAAAATGGAAAGTTGA
- a CDS encoding TrmH family RNA methyltransferase: MNEELLSYLEDFISEERRDRFISVLEQRTKFITVAIEDVYQMHNTSAVIRSCEAFGIQEAHLIEGRFGKRLDKNIAMGAQQWVDLHRYDLCTEAIGNLRGLGYQIVATTPHTKGVPLAEFSVDSKIALFFGTEKEGLSEEVLSTADSFLTIPMVGFTESLNISVSAAIILQQLTTKLKQSNLPWKLKPGEIFEKRLDWTKKSIKSIEEILIRYYQTK, translated from the coding sequence ATGAACGAGGAGCTTTTGTCCTACTTAGAGGATTTTATATCTGAAGAAAGGAGAGACCGATTTATTTCGGTACTTGAACAAAGAACCAAATTCATTACCGTTGCTATAGAGGATGTTTACCAAATGCACAATACCAGTGCCGTAATAAGAAGTTGCGAAGCCTTCGGCATCCAAGAAGCCCACCTAATAGAAGGTAGGTTCGGCAAAAGGCTGGACAAGAATATTGCCATGGGCGCCCAACAATGGGTAGATTTACATAGATACGATTTGTGTACTGAAGCCATAGGGAACTTAAGGGGACTGGGGTATCAAATCGTTGCAACTACACCACACACCAAAGGTGTGCCACTTGCAGAGTTCAGCGTGGATTCTAAAATAGCCTTGTTCTTTGGAACAGAAAAAGAGGGCTTAAGTGAGGAGGTATTGTCCACGGCAGATTCTTTCCTAACAATCCCGATGGTAGGTTTTACCGAAAGCCTTAATATTTCCGTTTCGGCCGCCATTATACTTCAACAACTGACCACAAAACTGAAGCAAAGCAATTTACCATGGAAATTAAAACCTGGGGAAATTTTTGAAAAACGGTTGGATTGGACCAAAAAATCCATTAAAAGCATAGAGGAAATTCTGATAAGGTATTACCAGACTAAATAA
- a CDS encoding SIR2 family NAD-dependent protein deacylase yields the protein MKKIVVLSGAGISAESGLRTFRDANGLWEGHDVMEVATPEGFQRNPSLVLDFYNQRRRQLSKVTPNPAHIALTKLESEFDVTIITQNVDDLHERAGSSKVLHLHGELLKVRSTKPGGSPMQWKEDIVLGDLCADGYQLRPHIVWFGEAVPLLDDAIAITSKADILIIVGTSMQVYPAASLIDFVGQDIPIHFIDPKPSISESRKNLSVMAKTAVEGIPKLVASLIDKES from the coding sequence GTGAAAAAAATAGTAGTGCTCAGCGGCGCAGGAATCAGTGCGGAAAGTGGATTGAGGACCTTTAGGGATGCCAACGGACTGTGGGAAGGACACGATGTAATGGAAGTAGCCACTCCAGAAGGTTTTCAACGAAACCCAAGTTTGGTACTGGATTTTTACAACCAAAGGAGAAGACAACTTTCAAAGGTCACTCCTAACCCTGCCCATATTGCCTTAACTAAATTGGAATCTGAGTTTGACGTAACAATCATTACCCAAAATGTAGATGATCTTCACGAACGCGCGGGAAGTTCAAAAGTTCTACACTTACATGGGGAATTGCTAAAGGTAAGAAGTACAAAACCTGGTGGAAGTCCTATGCAGTGGAAAGAGGATATAGTTTTGGGGGATTTGTGTGCAGACGGTTATCAATTACGCCCGCATATCGTTTGGTTTGGAGAGGCGGTACCATTATTGGACGATGCCATAGCCATTACTTCTAAGGCCGATATTCTTATCATAGTAGGAACCTCTATGCAGGTATATCCTGCAGCAAGCCTTATTGATTTTGTGGGACAAGATATTCCCATTCATTTTATCGACCCAAAACCTTCCATTTCAGAAAGTCGCAAAAACCTATCGGTAATGGCAAAGACTGCAGTTGAAGGAATTCCTAAATTGGTTGCTTCCCTAATTGATAAAGAATCCTAG